In Oncorhynchus gorbuscha isolate QuinsamMale2020 ecotype Even-year unplaced genomic scaffold, OgorEven_v1.0 Un_scaffold_70:::fragment_2:::debris, whole genome shotgun sequence, the following proteins share a genomic window:
- the LOC124019136 gene encoding spindlin-W, producing MGPNKAVSSAPRRNIVGCRIQHIWKEGSATSQSQWKGTVLDQVPVNPSLYLIKYDGFDCVYGLELHKDERVQGLEVLPDRQSSTRISDVNLADTMIGKAVEHMFETEDGTKDEWRGMVLARAPIMNTWFFITYEKDPVLYMYQLLDDYKEGDLRIMPDSNDATPAEREPGEVVDSLVGKQVEYAKEDGSKRTGMVIHQVEAKPSVYFIKFDDDFHIYVYDLVKTS from the exons ATGGGCCCCAACAAGGCAGTGTCGTCGGCGCCACGGCGTAACATCGTGGGCTGTCGTATCCAGCACATCTGGAAGGAGGGGAGCGCTACATCTCAGTCGCAGTGGAAAGGCACGGTGCTGGACCAGGTGCCCGTCAACCCCTCGCTCTACCTCATCAAGTACGACGGCTTCGACTGTGTCTATGGCCTGGAGCTGCATAAAGATGAGAGGGTACAGGGCCTCGAGGTGCTCCCTGACCGTCAAT CCTCTACGCGCATCAGCGACGTCAACCTGGCTGACACGATGATAGGGAAGGCAGTGGAGCACATGTTTGAGACGGAGGACGGAACTAAAGACGAGTGGAGGGGCATGGTTCTGGCCCGGGCACCCATCATGAATACCTGGTTCTTTATCACCTACGAGAAAGACCCCGTCCTGTACATGTACCAGCTCCTAGACGACTACAAGGAGGGAGACCTGAGGATCATGCCTGACTCAA ATGACGCTACGCCGGCGGAGCGGGAGCCGGGGGAGGTGGTGGACAGTCTGGTGGGGAAACAGGTTGAGTACGCTAAAGAGGACGGCTCCAAACGAACCGGCATGGTCATCCACCAGGTGGAGGCCAAACCCTCCGTCTACTTCATCAAGTTCGACGACGACTTCCACATCTACGTCTACGACCTGGTCAAGACCTCCTAA